One segment of Massilia sp. Se16.2.3 DNA contains the following:
- a CDS encoding UvrD-helicase domain-containing protein — protein sequence MLGAHETEPLAAVLARIDGKQRAELARLKEGWVERVEQMQAWLAAQRERNPKCLSAGKLKPESEAEWFAAPGAWARDPDSRELKLKGTGWTRLTVEGIEDAFNKGCAVPVPDCFAGTAPLKAGLDAMEPVKHALVRHAATHIAARIAELKARNRQFGFADMLARLKDALEGPNGEALRRRIVLQYPIAMVDEFQDTSPEQYRIFDLLYRVADNDAATGLFLIGDPKQSIYGFRGADIHSYLAARRATEGRHYQLGTNYRSTAALVEAVNQLFAHAEGTKGQGGHPAGAFRFRRGEVNPLPFEPVAAAGHKARLVGVAGPYQALTLCASERDDLGSDEYRDFLAQHCAEHIVTLLNDEGVGFEAPAAGGGTRFTRLIPADIAILVRDRKEAAAIRRALERRKVRSVYLSDKDSVVESDEARDVLRWLHAVANPLDGVLVRAALATRTAGLPLEELARLTADEAAWEERVEQLKNLHACWQRQGVLAMLRRFIHELELPARLLDEAGGERRLTNLLHLAELLQEASRHLDGEGALIRWFAEQIEGLGEGGDELVLRLESDAELVKVITVHKSKGLEYPLVYLPFAVTARKTERKMASFFEFAHEDGKRQIDLALSDEALAAVDRARLDEDLRLLYVALTRARHFLWLGVAALSNRGSTKSNLLHESALGYLATGGTPVPASALAEHLDRLRGGCQDIALHTLPHWTAARCSIAPSSMRPRWRRRLSMPTSSATGRSGRSRRSPATPSRRADARGRGDPVRGSAGAARSAEGRRRALAPFPARLGTGQLPARAARMDRPGRLRHHP from the coding sequence GTGCTCGGCGCACATGAAACCGAGCCGCTCGCGGCGGTGCTTGCGCGCATCGACGGCAAGCAGCGCGCCGAGCTGGCCCGCCTGAAAGAGGGCTGGGTCGAGCGCGTCGAACAGATGCAGGCCTGGCTCGCGGCGCAGCGCGAGCGCAATCCGAAATGCCTCAGCGCCGGCAAACTCAAGCCGGAATCCGAGGCCGAATGGTTCGCGGCCCCGGGTGCCTGGGCGCGCGATCCGGACAGCAGGGAGCTCAAGCTCAAGGGCACGGGATGGACGCGCCTGACGGTCGAGGGCATCGAGGACGCCTTCAACAAGGGCTGCGCCGTGCCGGTGCCCGATTGCTTCGCCGGTACCGCGCCGCTCAAGGCCGGGCTCGACGCGATGGAACCGGTCAAGCATGCGCTGGTGCGCCATGCCGCCACCCATATCGCCGCCCGCATCGCGGAACTCAAGGCGCGCAACCGGCAGTTCGGTTTTGCCGACATGCTCGCGCGCCTGAAGGACGCGCTCGAAGGCCCGAATGGCGAGGCCTTGCGCCGTCGTATCGTGCTGCAGTACCCGATCGCCATGGTCGACGAGTTCCAGGACACCTCGCCCGAGCAGTACCGCATCTTCGACCTGCTGTACCGGGTGGCGGACAACGATGCCGCCACCGGCCTGTTCCTGATCGGCGATCCGAAACAGTCGATCTATGGCTTCCGCGGCGCCGACATCCACAGCTATCTGGCGGCGCGGCGCGCCACCGAGGGGCGCCACTACCAGCTCGGCACCAACTACCGGTCCACCGCGGCGCTGGTGGAAGCGGTCAACCAGCTCTTCGCCCATGCCGAGGGGACGAAGGGGCAGGGCGGGCATCCGGCCGGCGCCTTCCGCTTCCGGCGCGGCGAGGTCAACCCGCTGCCCTTCGAGCCGGTGGCGGCGGCCGGCCACAAGGCCCGGCTGGTCGGCGTGGCCGGCCCCTACCAGGCGCTGACCCTGTGCGCGTCCGAACGCGACGACCTGGGCTCGGACGAGTACCGTGACTTCCTTGCCCAGCACTGCGCGGAACACATCGTTACCCTGCTCAACGACGAAGGGGTCGGCTTCGAAGCGCCCGCGGCGGGCGGCGGTACCCGCTTCACCCGCCTGATACCGGCCGATATCGCCATCCTCGTGCGCGACCGCAAGGAAGCGGCGGCGATCCGCCGTGCACTGGAGCGGCGCAAGGTCAGGAGCGTCTACCTGTCCGACAAGGACTCGGTGGTCGAGAGCGACGAGGCGCGCGACGTGCTGCGCTGGCTGCATGCGGTTGCCAATCCGCTCGACGGCGTGCTGGTGCGCGCCGCCCTCGCCACGCGCACGGCCGGCCTGCCGCTGGAGGAACTGGCACGCCTGACGGCCGACGAAGCCGCGTGGGAAGAGCGCGTCGAGCAGCTCAAGAACCTGCACGCCTGCTGGCAGCGCCAGGGCGTGCTGGCGATGCTGCGCCGCTTCATCCACGAGCTGGAGCTGCCAGCGCGCCTGCTCGACGAAGCCGGCGGCGAGCGCCGCCTGACGAACCTGCTGCACCTGGCCGAACTGCTGCAGGAAGCGAGCCGCCACCTCGACGGCGAAGGTGCGCTGATCCGCTGGTTCGCCGAGCAGATCGAGGGCCTGGGCGAAGGCGGGGACGAGCTGGTGCTGCGCCTGGAAAGCGACGCCGAGCTGGTGAAAGTCATCACGGTGCACAAGTCGAAGGGGCTGGAGTACCCGCTGGTCTACCTGCCCTTCGCGGTCACGGCGCGCAAGACCGAGCGCAAGATGGCGTCCTTCTTCGAATTCGCGCACGAGGACGGCAAGCGCCAGATTGACCTGGCCCTGTCCGACGAAGCCCTGGCGGCGGTCGACCGCGCGCGCCTGGACGAGGACCTGCGCCTGCTCTACGTGGCCCTGACGCGCGCGCGCCACTTCCTGTGGCTGGGGGTGGCTGCCCTGAGCAACCGCGGCTCGACCAAGAGCAACCTCCTGCACGAGTCGGCACTGGGCTACCTGGCGACCGGCGGCACCCCGGTGCCCGCCAGCGCGCTGGCCGAGCACCTCGACCGGCTGCGCGGCGGCTGCCAGGACATCGCCCTGCACACGCTCCCCCACTGGACGGCTGCACGATGCTCGATCGCGCCGAGCAGCATGCGCCCCCGGTGGCGCCGGCGCCTTTCGATGCCGACTTCGAGCGCAACTGGTCGGTCGGGTCGTTCACGTCGATCACCCGCCACACCCAGCAGACGCGCCGATGCGCGCGGCCGAGGAGACCCTGTTCGAGGAAGCGCAGGTGCTGCCCGATCCGCCGAAGGTCGAAGACGCGCCCTGGCACCGTTTCCCGCGCGGCTCGGTACCGGGCAACTTCCTGCACGAGCAGCTCGAATGGATCGGCCAGGAAGGCTTCGACATCATCCATGA
- a CDS encoding UvrD-helicase domain-containing protein, whose translation MSQLLDPLDFPLHGSRLIEASAGTGKTWTIAALYLRLVLGHGFDAAFAKPLLPSDILVMTFTRAATRELSNRVRERLVQAAAYFRGQSEGGDPFPESLAQGYAGEGERQVAAHRLMLAAETMDEAAIFTIDAWCQRMLREHAFDSGSLFDEELVSDERALFDDAAHDYWRQHVYPLNSTSLAMVLGCWRDVGALKNALRAPGGARVRARRT comes from the coding sequence ATGAGCCAGCTACTTGATCCCCTCGACTTCCCGCTGCACGGCTCGCGCCTGATCGAGGCCAGCGCCGGCACCGGCAAGACCTGGACCATCGCGGCCCTCTACCTGCGCCTGGTGCTGGGCCACGGCTTTGATGCCGCCTTCGCAAAGCCCCTGCTGCCCTCGGACATCCTGGTGATGACCTTCACCCGCGCCGCCACGCGCGAACTGTCGAACCGCGTGCGCGAGCGCCTGGTCCAGGCAGCCGCGTACTTCCGCGGACAAAGCGAAGGGGGCGATCCGTTCCCGGAAAGCCTGGCGCAGGGCTATGCCGGCGAGGGCGAGCGCCAGGTCGCGGCGCACCGCCTGATGCTGGCCGCGGAAACGATGGACGAAGCGGCGATCTTCACGATCGACGCCTGGTGCCAGCGCATGCTGCGCGAACACGCCTTCGACAGCGGCAGCCTGTTCGACGAGGAACTCGTCAGCGACGAGCGCGCGCTGTTCGACGACGCGGCGCACGATTACTGGCGCCAGCATGTCTACCCCCTGAACAGCACGTCCCTGGCCATGGTGCTGGGTTGCTGGCGCGATGTCGGTGCGCTCAAGAATGCGCTGCGCGCCCCGGGTGGGGCGCGTGTCCGTGCTCGGCGCACATGA
- the recC gene encoding exodeoxyribonuclease V subunit gamma yields MRDLLPLNEHPQEPPAPDDHSIAFHVTHSTQREVEVLHDQLLSWFAADPSLRPRDIVVMVPDIDTFSAAIHAVFDQHRKNDPRHIPFQIGDTRDRSVNPLLVALEWLLRLPQQRCRQSEVRDLLDVPALAARFGIHDDDLHTLGQWIDGAGVRWGLDGEHRAGLGLGAAGEQNARIFGVRRMLLGYASGAGARFGDIEPYGEVGGLDAALAGSLAQLVECLLAWRARLAEARTPAEWGVEARSLLAAFFDGREEGDRLTLAQLNEALQCWLEMTESGGFDEPVPLAVLREAWLSQIDQPTLNHQFVSGGVTFCTLMPMRAVPFRAVCLLGMNDGDFPRRTPQADFDLLALPGMSRPGDRSRRDDDRYLMLEALLAARDRLYVSWVGRNVRDNSEQPASVLVAQLRDYLRAGWKLDLSTITTEHALQPFSRRYFEQGGLRTYAREWRAAHGQGERAREADALPPYELEPGYRLTLAELASFMKQPARYFFRRRLAVMFNETEVIGEDEEPFAFDGLERYGLEDSLLDDGGVIEELDAVRQVLQARAERLAREGALPIGLIGQHWQEQLVKDLVPVREAWLRLCADFPDAAPKLVP; encoded by the coding sequence GTGCGCGACCTGCTGCCGCTGAACGAGCATCCGCAGGAGCCGCCGGCGCCGGACGACCATTCGATCGCCTTCCACGTCACCCACAGCACCCAGCGCGAAGTCGAGGTGCTGCACGACCAGCTGCTGTCGTGGTTCGCCGCGGACCCGAGCCTGCGCCCGCGCGACATCGTCGTGATGGTGCCCGACATCGACACCTTCTCGGCCGCGATCCACGCCGTCTTCGACCAGCACCGCAAGAACGACCCGCGCCACATCCCGTTCCAGATCGGCGACACGCGCGACCGCAGCGTCAATCCGCTGCTGGTCGCGCTCGAGTGGCTGCTGCGTTTGCCGCAGCAGCGCTGCCGCCAGAGCGAGGTGCGCGACCTGCTCGACGTGCCGGCGCTGGCCGCGCGCTTCGGTATCCACGACGACGACCTGCACACCCTCGGCCAGTGGATCGACGGCGCCGGCGTGCGCTGGGGCCTGGATGGCGAACACCGCGCCGGGCTCGGCCTGGGCGCGGCCGGCGAACAGAATGCCCGGATCTTCGGCGTGCGGCGCATGCTGCTCGGTTACGCCAGCGGCGCCGGTGCCCGCTTCGGCGATATCGAACCGTATGGCGAGGTCGGCGGGCTCGATGCCGCCCTGGCCGGCTCGCTGGCCCAGCTGGTCGAGTGCCTGCTGGCCTGGCGCGCACGCCTGGCCGAGGCGCGCACCCCTGCCGAGTGGGGCGTCGAGGCACGGTCCCTGCTGGCCGCCTTTTTCGACGGCCGCGAGGAGGGCGACCGTCTGACGCTGGCGCAGCTGAACGAAGCCCTGCAATGCTGGCTCGAGATGACGGAATCGGGCGGCTTCGACGAGCCGGTGCCGCTTGCGGTGCTGCGCGAAGCCTGGCTGTCGCAGATCGACCAGCCGACCCTGAACCACCAGTTCGTCTCGGGCGGCGTCACCTTCTGCACCCTGATGCCGATGCGCGCCGTGCCTTTCCGCGCCGTCTGCCTGCTCGGCATGAACGACGGCGACTTCCCGCGCCGCACGCCCCAGGCCGACTTCGACCTGCTGGCGCTGCCCGGCATGAGCCGCCCGGGCGACCGTTCGCGCCGCGACGACGACCGCTACCTGATGCTGGAAGCCCTGCTGGCCGCGCGCGACAGGCTGTACGTGAGCTGGGTCGGACGCAACGTGCGCGACAACAGCGAGCAGCCTGCCTCGGTGCTGGTGGCGCAGCTGCGCGACTACCTGCGCGCCGGCTGGAAGCTCGACCTGTCCACCATCACGACCGAGCACGCGCTGCAGCCCTTCAGCCGCCGCTATTTCGAGCAAGGTGGGCTGCGCACCTACGCGCGCGAATGGCGCGCGGCGCACGGCCAGGGCGAACGGGCAAGGGAGGCCGACGCCTTGCCCCCGTATGAACTCGAGCCGGGCTACCGCCTGACCCTGGCCGAACTGGCCAGCTTCATGAAGCAGCCGGCACGCTACTTCTTCCGCCGCCGCCTGGCCGTGATGTTCAACGAGACCGAAGTGATCGGCGAGGACGAGGAGCCGTTCGCGTTCGACGGACTCGAACGCTACGGCCTGGAAGACAGCCTGCTCGACGACGGCGGCGTGATCGAGGAACTCGATGCGGTGCGCCAGGTACTGCAGGCGCGTGCCGAACGGCTCGCGCGCGAAGGCGCCTTGCCCATCGGGCTGATCGGACAGCACTGGCAGGAGCAGCTGGTCAAGGACCTGGTGCCGGTGCGGGAGGCCTGGCTGCGGCTATGCGCCGACTTTCCGGATGCGGCGCCGAAGCTGGTTCCCTGA
- a CDS encoding exodeoxyribonuclease V subunit gamma, with the protein MPSPITPGLLILHGNQMEMLRAAVFDWLRTHPLGPLEQETILVQSNGFAEWLKIALARDLGVCAATRVALPGRFLWEAYRAMLGRERVPARSPFDKDPLTWRLMRLLPTLLREPAFAPLTHFLGDGCPERRLQLAERLADLFDQYRVYRADWLTDWEIGRDQLRRAGGDPVPLEPDQVWQAHLWRAVHESVPPMQRGLGRAAIHEVFVTRILSGDPPAGRLPRRVVLFGMSALPYQTLQAIAALARHTRAGRAESLPVLLGRHHRRARAAESCAQAPAGARRRRPGQRTDRGPARPPHPLLASWGRQGRDFVRMLDEFDNEEVRPEDAENGTTRLRIDLFSEGPGETLLARCRPPCATCCR; encoded by the coding sequence ATGCCTTCCCCGATCACCCCCGGCTTGCTGATTTTGCACGGCAACCAGATGGAAATGCTGCGCGCCGCCGTATTCGACTGGCTGCGCACGCATCCCCTCGGTCCCCTCGAGCAGGAAACCATCCTGGTGCAGTCGAACGGGTTCGCCGAGTGGCTCAAGATTGCCCTGGCGCGCGACCTGGGCGTGTGCGCCGCCACCCGCGTGGCCTTGCCGGGCCGCTTCCTGTGGGAGGCCTATCGCGCAATGCTGGGGCGCGAGCGTGTTCCGGCACGCTCGCCCTTCGACAAGGATCCGCTCACCTGGCGCCTGATGCGCCTGTTGCCCACGCTGCTGCGCGAGCCGGCCTTTGCGCCGCTCACGCACTTCCTCGGCGACGGCTGCCCGGAACGGCGCCTGCAACTGGCCGAGCGCCTGGCCGACCTGTTCGACCAGTACCGGGTGTACCGCGCCGACTGGCTCACCGACTGGGAGATCGGACGCGACCAGCTGCGCCGCGCGGGCGGCGACCCCGTACCGCTCGAGCCGGACCAGGTCTGGCAGGCGCACCTGTGGCGTGCCGTGCACGAGAGCGTGCCGCCCATGCAGCGCGGCCTCGGGCGCGCCGCGATCCACGAGGTGTTCGTCACCAGGATCCTGTCCGGCGACCCGCCCGCCGGGCGCCTGCCGCGCCGCGTCGTGCTGTTCGGGATGTCGGCGCTGCCTTACCAGACGCTGCAGGCGATCGCCGCGCTGGCGCGCCACACCCGTGCTGGCCGTGCCGAATCCCTGCCAGTTCTACTGGGGCGACATCATCGAAGGGCGCGAGCTGCTGAAAGCTGCGCACAAGCGCCAGCCGGCGCGCGACGGCGTCGACCTGGCCAGCGTACCGATCGAGGCCCTGCACGCCCACCCCACCCGTTGCTGGCGAGCTGGGGCCGCCAGGGCCGCGACTTCGTGCGCATGCTCGACGAATTCGACAACGAAGAGGTCAGGCCGGAAGATGCCGAAAACGGCACCACCCGCCTGCGCATCGACCTGTTCTCCGAGGGGCCGGGCGAGACCCTGCTGGCCCGGTGCAGGCCGCCGTGCGCGACCTGCTGCCGCTGA